In Synergistaceae bacterium, a genomic segment contains:
- a CDS encoding transporter substrate-binding domain-containing protein encodes MCKKFFALALCIMILACSCAANAEGLKIGILAKSETGPTFNTKSSLESSWLWSLMGHGHGENDEYISFEDLPSMIMALESGKVDELDLPQIVGEYIMAQNPNYKVSCVMRPENVYFAFGFLKEKNVILWQNFNYALRLMRRNGTLQDLQAKYLYNPGKIEPEPVKFDLFPNAQKVKFAVTGDIPPIDYTAPDGTPAGFNAALLAEIGRLLKINIEIINVTSGAKTAALTSGRADGVFWYVVSTNKDIILVDNDILLTSDPYYTFNIYMHIRKK; translated from the coding sequence ATGTGTAAAAAATTTTTTGCGCTTGCTTTGTGCATAATGATTCTCGCGTGTTCTTGTGCGGCAAATGCTGAAGGACTCAAAATCGGCATTCTTGCAAAATCTGAGACTGGCCCGACATTTAACACTAAATCGAGTCTTGAATCTTCCTGGCTATGGTCATTAATGGGACACGGACACGGCGAAAATGACGAATATATTTCATTTGAAGATTTACCAAGCATGATAATGGCATTAGAGTCCGGCAAAGTTGACGAGCTTGACTTACCGCAAATCGTCGGCGAATACATCATGGCACAGAATCCAAATTATAAAGTCTCCTGCGTAATGCGTCCTGAAAATGTATATTTTGCGTTCGGCTTCCTGAAGGAGAAAAATGTTATTCTCTGGCAAAATTTTAATTACGCTTTGAGACTCATGCGCAGAAACGGAACACTTCAAGACTTGCAGGCAAAATATTTATACAACCCCGGCAAAATTGAGCCTGAACCAGTAAAATTTGATTTATTCCCGAATGCCCAGAAAGTAAAATTTGCTGTAACCGGCGACATTCCCCCGATTGATTACACAGCACCCGACGGCACGCCAGCAGGCTTTAACGCAGCACTTCTCGCAGAAATCGGCCGACTCCTGAAAATTAATATTGAGATCATAAACGTTACTTCAGGTGCAAAGACAGCAGCTCTCACATCGGGACGCGCTGACGGCGTTTTCTGGTACGTTGTAAGCACTAATAAAGATATTATTCTCGTTGATAATGATATTTTATTAACGTCAGATCCGTATTACACGTTTAATATTTATATGCACATACGCAAAAAGTAG
- a CDS encoding nicotinate phosphoribosyltransferase codes for MLNFLKDSEALKVNPDRFYSATHDEIKSGATTDIYFINTRDILASMNLLDTPVTAEIFTRSTGMFAGLAEVLELLKDSPVQIEALPEGEYFTPKEVVMRIKGSYGAFGIHETNLLGILSSSCAWATAARECVEAAEGKPVLSFGARHLHPAISPVMEAIAVKFGGCTGASCVLGAKLCGREPMGTIPHAAILITGDTVKLAEAYDSVLPDYVGRTFLVDTFKDECEEALRLAHALGDRLGAVRLDTPSERGGVTAELVREMRYRLNQEGFNRVKIVVSGGLNPARIKELSSAGADIFGVGSYIAHAVPMDMTMDLKEVNGKPIAKRGRLPGILENKRLVKIK; via the coding sequence GTGTTGAACTTTCTCAAGGACTCAGAAGCCCTGAAGGTCAATCCCGACAGATTTTACAGCGCAACCCATGACGAAATCAAATCAGGTGCTACGACGGATATTTATTTTATTAACACTCGTGATATTCTTGCGTCAATGAATTTGCTTGATACGCCCGTTACAGCAGAAATTTTCACGCGTTCAACAGGAATGTTTGCGGGTCTTGCTGAAGTATTAGAACTCTTGAAAGATTCTCCCGTTCAAATCGAAGCATTACCCGAAGGCGAATATTTTACCCCGAAAGAAGTTGTAATGCGTATAAAAGGTTCTTACGGCGCATTTGGTATTCACGAGACAAATTTACTCGGCATTCTTTCGAGTTCGTGTGCATGGGCGACGGCGGCTCGTGAGTGCGTCGAAGCTGCAGAGGGCAAACCGGTTTTATCGTTCGGAGCCAGGCATTTACACCCGGCAATTTCGCCAGTTATGGAAGCTATAGCAGTAAAATTCGGAGGCTGTACGGGTGCGAGCTGCGTATTAGGCGCGAAACTTTGCGGACGCGAACCGATGGGCACGATTCCTCATGCTGCGATTTTAATCACCGGCGACACTGTTAAACTTGCTGAAGCGTATGACTCTGTATTGCCTGATTATGTCGGCAGAACTTTTTTAGTTGACACGTTTAAAGACGAGTGCGAGGAGGCTTTAAGGCTTGCTCATGCTTTAGGCGATAGACTCGGTGCTGTAAGGCTCGATACTCCCAGTGAAAGAGGCGGCGTTACAGCTGAATTAGTACGTGAAATGCGTTATAGATTGAATCAAGAAGGTTTTAACCGCGTAAAAATTGTAGTTTCCGGCGGTCTCAATCCTGCAAGAATCAAAGAATTATCAAGCGCAGGAGCAGACATTTTCGGAGTCGGGAGCTATATTGCTCATGCTGTGCCTATGGATATGACAATGGATCTAAAAGAGGTCAACGGCAAACCCATAGCAAAGCGCGGAAGATTACCCGGTATACTTGAAAATAAGCGCCTTGTTAAGATAAAATAA
- a CDS encoding transporter substrate-binding domain-containing protein: MNKKFCAFIACVIILACSCAAGAEGRKLGLLQNAGMSEKGFNDLSTVNSIWKWEISGAKYSSYHFYDDLNTMLMALNAGNIDDLELPQPAAEYILSVNPNYKISGVSCSTGANLVFGFLAGKGVIMQKNFNYALGLMRRDGTLQDLQTKYLANPGKNEPESVKFESFPNAEKIKIAVTGDIPPIDYTSHDGKAAGFNAAVIAEIAKRLQINVEIFDINTNARTAALTSGRADAVFWYELIDGVGTQYDAPEGVIFSDPYYRFDLFVRIGLRKN, from the coding sequence ATGAACAAAAAATTTTGTGCATTTATCGCGTGTGTAATAATTCTTGCGTGTTCGTGTGCGGCAGGTGCTGAAGGACGCAAACTCGGATTATTGCAGAATGCCGGAATGTCTGAAAAAGGCTTCAACGATTTATCAACAGTAAATTCAATATGGAAATGGGAAATTTCAGGCGCAAAATATTCGTCCTACCATTTTTACGATGATTTAAACACTATGTTAATGGCCTTGAATGCCGGCAATATTGACGATTTAGAGCTTCCTCAGCCCGCAGCAGAATATATTTTATCCGTCAATCCAAATTATAAAATTTCCGGCGTATCATGTTCAACGGGTGCAAATTTAGTGTTCGGTTTCCTTGCGGGTAAGGGGGTAATCATGCAGAAAAATTTTAATTATGCACTTGGCCTCATGCGCAGAGATGGGACACTTCAAGATTTACAGACAAAATATTTAGCTAACCCCGGCAAAAATGAACCTGAGTCCGTAAAATTTGAGTCTTTCCCGAACGCAGAAAAAATAAAAATTGCTGTAACCGGAGATATTCCCCCGATTGATTACACTTCACACGACGGCAAAGCAGCAGGTTTCAACGCAGCAGTAATCGCAGAAATTGCAAAGCGTCTCCAAATAAACGTTGAAATCTTTGACATCAATACAAACGCAAGGACAGCCGCATTAACTTCAGGACGTGCAGACGCGGTTTTCTGGTATGAACTTATTGACGGAGTAGGGACTCAATATGATGCACCGGAAGGGGTAATTTTCTCGGATCCCTATTACAGATTTGATTTATTCGTTCGTATTGGCTTGCGAAAAAATTAA
- a CDS encoding diacylglycerol kinase, with protein MRYSNIFSRLFNASRYSLEGLYYALTHEQAFQYEFIMLIIIILAGKSLLLAGAWLIVMCLELINSAVEKAFDLIDKNFRHEIKAGKDMLSCAIFLAVCFNIILWGYVIIMQ; from the coding sequence TTGAGGTACAGTAACATTTTTTCGCGGTTATTCAATGCCTCGCGTTACTCTCTGGAGGGCTTGTATTATGCGTTGACTCATGAGCAGGCTTTCCAGTATGAGTTTATCATGCTGATTATAATAATTTTGGCTGGAAAATCTTTATTGCTTGCGGGAGCGTGGCTCATTGTGATGTGTCTTGAACTTATAAACTCTGCTGTCGAGAAAGCATTTGACTTAATCGATAAAAATTTTAGACACGAGATCAAAGCCGGCAAAGACATGCTCTCATGCGCTATTTTTCTTGCTGTATGCTTTAATATAATTTTATGGGGGTATGTTATTATAATGCAATAA
- a CDS encoding NifB/NifX family molybdenum-iron cluster-binding protein produces the protein MRVAVTYENGNIFQHFGKTENFKLYDIENKSITRNEVISTNGQAHGILAGFLKAQGVDVLICGGIGSGAQEALNTVGIKFFAGVNGSADEAVKKFLDGRLEFDSNPKCDNHTCKE, from the coding sequence TTGCGAGTTGCTGTAACTTACGAGAACGGGAATATATTTCAGCATTTCGGCAAGACTGAAAATTTCAAGCTCTATGACATCGAGAATAAATCAATCACTCGCAACGAAGTTATTAGCACTAACGGCCAAGCTCATGGGATTCTAGCAGGATTCTTGAAAGCTCAGGGAGTCGACGTATTAATTTGCGGCGGTATAGGTTCGGGAGCGCAGGAAGCTCTTAATACTGTAGGAATAAAATTTTTCGCAGGAGTCAATGGCAGTGCGGACGAGGCTGTGAAAAAATTTCTTGACGGCAGACTTGAATTTGACTCGAATCCTAAATGCGATAATCACACTTGCAAGGAGTGA
- a CDS encoding Mrp/NBP35 family ATP-binding protein: MMPACNHNCENCGANCSERDNTAAKFQTDSVIKNVIGIVSGKGGVGKSLITGLLASGMNKKNFNTAILDADITGPSIPKMFGIHDGLLSDGHFIQPAISKNGTKIISMNLCLPDESDPVVWRGPVLMGVLQQFFEEVDWGFTDYMFVDMPPGTGDVPLTVFQSLPIKGIIIVTTPQELVSMIVSKALRMAEIMNIPVLGLVENMSYFLCPDCGKKHYIFGNSHIEEFALSHGIKNFAQLPILPEFATLCDSGKIEDFDAGKYLDSIMKNL, encoded by the coding sequence ATAATGCCAGCATGTAATCATAATTGCGAAAACTGCGGCGCAAATTGTTCAGAACGCGATAATACAGCCGCAAAATTTCAGACTGACAGCGTGATAAAAAACGTTATCGGCATAGTCAGCGGCAAGGGAGGTGTCGGGAAATCCTTAATTACCGGCTTGCTTGCGTCTGGAATGAACAAGAAAAATTTTAACACGGCGATTTTAGACGCTGATATAACGGGGCCGTCAATTCCCAAAATGTTTGGTATTCATGACGGTTTATTATCTGACGGACATTTTATACAGCCTGCAATCAGTAAGAACGGAACAAAAATTATTTCGATGAATTTATGTTTACCAGATGAGTCAGATCCTGTAGTATGGCGGGGGCCTGTCTTAATGGGAGTGTTGCAGCAATTTTTTGAAGAAGTTGACTGGGGATTTACTGATTATATGTTTGTCGATATGCCGCCCGGTACAGGTGATGTGCCGTTGACAGTGTTTCAGTCATTGCCTATCAAGGGAATTATTATAGTTACGACACCTCAGGAACTTGTAAGTATGATAGTAAGCAAAGCTCTTAGGATGGCCGAAATTATGAATATTCCCGTGCTGGGTCTCGTTGAGAATATGAGCTATTTTCTTTGCCCTGACTGCGGGAAAAAGCATTATATATTTGGTAACAGTCATATTGAAGAGTTTGCGTTGTCTCACGGGATAAAAAATTTTGCGCAGCTTCCTATTTTGCCGGAATTTGCGACACTTTGTGATTCTGGAAAAATTGAAGACTTTGACGCGGGGAAATATTTAGACTCAATCATGAAAAATTTATAG
- a CDS encoding DUF4230 domain-containing protein, with translation MTATIVIVLALAASIAINVLMFTRKKGKKPQNISVRSTILAGIQNVSELATVRESFQSIVTFSEGVKIPFIDANIPGTTRKFMLKYNGTIVCGCDLSKAQVSEKFDNKVIISLPHSEITDIYADMQSLEVYDQHAGIFTSIKLEDQNREILSDLNKVKAHEIERGILAHSDENARKILTSVAASTGVQAEIIFTDNAAPSLAEQNKAIPLDAHISN, from the coding sequence TTGACAGCTACAATTGTTATAGTATTAGCTCTTGCCGCCTCGATTGCAATAAATGTCTTGATGTTCACGCGCAAAAAAGGTAAGAAGCCGCAAAATATTTCTGTGAGGTCTACTATACTTGCGGGGATTCAGAACGTCAGCGAGCTTGCAACGGTGCGCGAAAGTTTTCAATCAATCGTAACATTTTCTGAGGGCGTAAAAATTCCCTTCATTGACGCAAATATACCGGGCACAACTCGAAAATTTATGCTCAAATATAACGGCACAATAGTATGCGGGTGCGATTTGTCAAAAGCTCAAGTCTCAGAAAAATTTGACAACAAAGTAATTATCTCGCTCCCTCACAGTGAAATTACTGACATTTACGCCGATATGCAGTCTCTTGAAGTCTATGACCAGCACGCGGGAATATTTACATCTATAAAACTTGAGGATCAGAACCGCGAAATTTTGTCCGACCTCAACAAAGTAAAAGCTCACGAAATCGAACGGGGAATCTTGGCACACTCGGACGAGAACGCAAGAAAAATTTTAACGTCAGTAGCAGCCTCTACAGGTGTCCAAGCAGAAATAATTTTCACGGACAATGCAGCGCCTTCACTAGCTGAACAAAATAAAGCAATCCCGTTAGACGCACACATAAGCAATTAA
- a CDS encoding transporter substrate-binding domain-containing protein, translating to MNKKFCAFIAIIIILACSCAAGAEGLKIGILANPENGLSFNTKQYLESTWLWSLIGHGHGENDEYILFDDLPSMITALESGKIDEADLPQIVAEYVMSQNNNYKISCVMRSQPMNLVFGFMKDKNVILWQNFNYALGLMSRNGTLQALREKYLSNPGKNTPEEIKFDSFPNAEKIKIAVTGDIPPIDYTAPDGTPAGFNAALLAEIGRLLKINIEIVNTNAGARIAVLTSGRADGVFWIDSENKLSENILISDPYYTFNIFLQLRKK from the coding sequence ATGAATAAAAAATTTTGTGCGTTTATTGCAATTATAATAATTCTTGCGTGTTCATGTGCGGCAGGTGCTGAGGGACTCAAAATCGGCATTCTTGCAAATCCTGAGAACGGTCTGTCATTCAACACAAAACAGTATCTTGAATCGACTTGGCTATGGTCATTAATTGGACACGGACACGGCGAAAATGATGAGTATATTTTATTTGATGACCTGCCCAGCATGATAACGGCATTAGAATCCGGAAAAATTGACGAGGCCGACCTGCCTCAAATTGTCGCTGAATATGTCATGTCGCAGAATAATAATTATAAAATATCGTGCGTAATGCGTTCACAGCCCATGAATCTTGTGTTCGGGTTCATGAAGGACAAAAACGTGATTCTATGGCAAAATTTTAATTACGCCTTGGGACTCATGAGCAGAAACGGCACTCTTCAAGCTCTTAGAGAAAAATATTTATCCAATCCCGGCAAAAATACGCCTGAAGAAATAAAATTTGACTCCTTCCCGAACGCAGAAAAAATAAAAATTGCTGTAACCGGAGATATTCCCCCGATTGATTACACAGCACCCGACGGCACGCCAGCAGGTTTTAACGCAGCACTTCTCGCGGAAATAGGCCGACTCCTGAAAATTAATATTGAAATCGTCAATACTAATGCAGGGGCAAGAATTGCAGTTCTCACATCAGGACGTGCTGACGGCGTTTTTTGGATCGACAGTGAAAATAAATTGTCGGAAAATATATTAATCTCTGACCCCTATTACACGTTTAATATTTTCTTGCAGTTACGGAAAAAATAA
- the rplM gene encoding 50S ribosomal protein L13 — protein MTGSSSYLAKPGQIKRKWYVIDASDRSIGRLAAVISRILTGKNKPTYTPHVDTGDYVIVINAEKVKLTGNKASQSTWHYHTGHPGGYRATNWGVLLKTKPAALFHHVVKGMLPRNRLKYASKLKVYAGPSHPHEAQNPEALEI, from the coding sequence ATGACGGGCAGCAGCTCATATTTGGCAAAACCAGGCCAAATAAAACGAAAATGGTACGTTATTGACGCGTCAGACAGATCAATAGGCCGTCTGGCAGCAGTAATTTCACGAATATTAACGGGCAAGAATAAGCCGACTTACACGCCTCATGTTGATACGGGCGATTATGTTATTGTCATCAACGCAGAAAAAGTGAAGCTCACCGGCAATAAAGCATCGCAGTCAACTTGGCACTATCACACAGGACATCCGGGCGGTTATCGTGCTACAAACTGGGGAGTCCTGCTCAAGACAAAACCGGCGGCACTCTTTCATCACGTTGTAAAAGGAATGCTCCCGCGAAATAGACTCAAATACGCAAGCAAGCTGAAAGTTTATGCAGGGCCTTCACATCCTCACGAAGCACAGAACCCTGAAGCACTCGAAATCTAA
- the secG gene encoding preprotein translocase subunit SecG produces the protein MRTFLAVIHIIVAILMMIVVLAQQRKQGGFAGIFGGGTQPDSGQWQRFTPLTKITIVLASIFMITSFLIVYIN, from the coding sequence ATGCGCACATTTTTGGCAGTTATTCATATTATAGTCGCAATATTAATGATGATAGTTGTTCTCGCTCAGCAGCGCAAACAAGGCGGATTTGCAGGAATTTTCGGCGGCGGTACACAACCGGACTCGGGACAGTGGCAGAGATTTACACCTCTTACGAAAATTACGATTGTGTTAGCTTCAATTTTCATGATAACTTCATTCTTGATCGTGTACATTAACTAA
- a CDS encoding sulfatase-like hydrolase/transferase translates to MKGSSNLRKILHFGCSLSIILMYVTLASLLIYLFLRRFRVVHKFVKFIFLAVNAVFFALDLFTVYYYHIRFNILMLNIALMTNFREGSEFLQMYLLNKSFWLFVLAIIALIFIARKVWQIAFKPGKLILCLLIIFLFAGIFSSVREISMGNGRKRDITNYLGFTRFCCMTARYYNASREYNKVLSEPNAVITKNLRSIPYIIFILGESAARHHMSIYGYDLPTSPNLEKRQIYIFNDVVCAEPHTVASVRKMFTFHNNELPGPWYNYMNLFSILKAAGYYNIWLSNQEVYIGLDAINFYVNICDERHFIEFKSYWDGGSAYDDSLLPILDEKLTHSREKNFYMLHLNGSHVAYKNRYPAEYAKFTAKDEISGYSGITESEKITRAEYDNTILYNDYVLNEIIKRFEDKNAIIIYTSDHGQEVYDLISSAGHGWFQTRNVAEVPFLIWTSRKFCESYPDLDARIKSSVDRPYMTDDVIHTILDIAGIETPGYDPAKSVINAKFDSSRPRINKDYIYTKEKGLIEVQ, encoded by the coding sequence TTGAAGGGCAGCAGCAATTTACGAAAAATTTTACATTTTGGGTGCAGCCTGTCAATTATCTTAATGTATGTAACACTTGCAAGTTTGTTGATATATTTATTTCTTCGCAGATTTAGAGTCGTTCACAAGTTCGTAAAATTTATTTTTCTGGCTGTAAATGCGGTATTCTTTGCGTTAGATTTATTCACAGTATATTATTATCACATACGATTTAATATATTAATGCTGAATATTGCTCTAATGACAAATTTTCGCGAGGGCAGCGAGTTTTTACAGATGTATCTGTTAAATAAATCTTTCTGGCTGTTCGTTCTTGCTATAATTGCGTTGATATTTATTGCTCGTAAAGTTTGGCAGATAGCATTTAAACCCGGTAAATTAATTTTGTGTCTGCTCATAATATTTTTATTTGCTGGAATATTCTCATCCGTAAGAGAAATTTCTATGGGCAACGGCCGAAAAAGAGACATAACAAATTATCTCGGATTCACAAGATTTTGCTGTATGACTGCAAGATATTACAATGCCAGCAGAGAATATAATAAAGTTTTAAGCGAGCCTAATGCAGTAATCACAAAAAATTTGAGAAGCATTCCATATATAATATTTATTCTCGGTGAGTCGGCTGCAAGACATCACATGAGCATTTACGGTTATGATCTGCCTACGAGTCCAAATCTTGAAAAACGTCAAATATATATATTCAATGATGTTGTATGCGCTGAACCACACACTGTAGCTTCAGTTAGAAAAATGTTTACGTTTCATAATAATGAGCTCCCCGGCCCATGGTATAATTACATGAATTTATTTAGCATTCTTAAAGCAGCAGGTTATTATAATATTTGGCTCTCAAATCAGGAAGTTTATATAGGACTTGACGCTATAAATTTTTATGTGAATATTTGCGATGAAAGACATTTTATCGAGTTTAAATCTTACTGGGACGGCGGGTCGGCTTATGATGATAGTCTGCTCCCCATACTTGACGAAAAATTAACGCATTCTCGCGAGAAAAATTTTTACATGCTCCACTTGAATGGCAGTCACGTAGCTTATAAAAATAGATACCCGGCAGAATACGCAAAATTTACGGCCAAAGACGAAATAAGCGGCTATTCCGGTATAACTGAATCAGAAAAAATTACCCGCGCAGAATATGATAATACTATATTATATAATGATTATGTCCTGAACGAAATTATTAAACGCTTTGAGGACAAGAACGCAATAATTATTTATACTTCGGATCACGGGCAGGAAGTATATGATCTTATTAGCTCGGCTGGACATGGCTGGTTTCAGACGCGCAATGTTGCTGAAGTACCGTTTTTAATTTGGACATCGAGAAAATTTTGCGAGTCATATCCCGATTTAGACGCAAGAATTAAATCAAGCGTTGACCGGCCTTACATGACAGATGATGTTATTCATACAATTTTAGATATTGCAGGAATAGAGACTCCCGGCTATGATCCCGCAAAAAGTGTAATTAATGCAAAATTCGACTCGTCCCGGCCAAGAATTAATAAAGATTATATTTACACTAAGGAGAAAGGTTTAATTGAGGTACAGTAA
- a CDS encoding J domain-containing protein encodes MKILGLSAGATPNDIHAAFRKLARELHPDITGSKSDFRFKQVTGAYSLLKNLAPEELAAITPAQTREKVINHETGKINAILDKYSHEIKNYYANHSSTEGLDINAILFRLKSHNPRIINIALKHSGRFANKLEFRRALCEVLKSDNLNEETARLAGSLPFDDNTRRQLAFDSASNAANFPAGLIINLIANDIDLMEKFLLFVSPENVSVILRRWPNGKIINSGVIRHLLSSDDEKILVPLLSTAKIKFPGALLPHKRRLAALETHPSAAVRAWAKNFV; translated from the coding sequence TTGAAAATTTTGGGTCTCAGCGCAGGAGCAACCCCAAACGATATTCATGCAGCTTTTAGAAAATTGGCGCGCGAACTTCATCCGGATATAACAGGCTCTAAGAGTGATTTTCGATTCAAACAAGTAACTGGGGCATATTCACTCCTGAAAAATTTAGCTCCCGAAGAACTTGCGGCAATTACTCCGGCACAAACGCGCGAAAAAGTAATTAACCATGAGACCGGCAAAATTAACGCGATTCTTGACAAGTACAGCCACGAAATAAAAAATTATTACGCGAATCACTCAAGCACAGAAGGACTTGACATAAACGCAATTTTATTCAGGCTTAAATCTCATAATCCCAGAATCATAAATATTGCATTGAAGCATTCAGGAAGATTCGCTAATAAATTAGAATTTCGGCGCGCATTATGTGAAGTCCTGAAGAGTGATAATTTAAACGAGGAGACAGCAAGACTCGCCGGTTCACTCCCGTTTGATGACAACACACGCAGGCAGTTAGCATTTGACTCGGCCTCGAACGCTGCAAATTTTCCCGCAGGTCTGATAATTAATTTAATCGCAAATGATATAGACTTGATGGAAAAATTTTTATTGTTCGTGTCGCCTGAAAATGTAAGCGTGATATTAAGACGCTGGCCAAACGGTAAAATCATAAATTCAGGCGTGATACGGCATTTGTTAAGCTCTGACGACGAAAAAATTTTAGTCCCGTTATTGTCAACTGCAAAAATTAAATTTCCCGGCGCATTATTGCCCCATAAACGAAGACTCGCAGCTCTTGAGACTCACCCGTCGGCAGCTGTTCGGGCATGGGCGAAAAATTTTGTATAA
- the rpsI gene encoding 30S ribosomal protein S9, with translation MSDDKYIWGTGRRKNALARVRICSGTGEIKINNRSVEEYFPRLMWQSQVYQSLKTAGVEGRVDVFVNASGGGLTGQAGAVKLGIARALIKMNPDYRPALKKEGLLTRDPRMVERKKFGQKGARGKRQYSKR, from the coding sequence ATGTCAGACGATAAATATATATGGGGAACAGGCCGGCGCAAAAACGCTCTTGCAAGAGTCAGAATTTGTTCAGGCACTGGCGAAATAAAGATTAATAATCGCAGCGTAGAAGAATATTTCCCGCGCTTAATGTGGCAGTCGCAGGTCTATCAGTCATTGAAAACGGCCGGAGTTGAAGGCAGAGTCGATGTATTTGTAAATGCTTCCGGCGGCGGCTTAACTGGTCAGGCAGGTGCAGTAAAATTAGGTATTGCACGCGCATTAATCAAGATGAATCCTGATTACAGACCGGCACTCAAGAAAGAAGGACTCTTAACGAGAGATCCGAGAATGGTCGAGCGTAAAAAGTTCGGTCAAAAAGGTGCAAGAGGAAAGAGACAGTACTCGAAGCGTTAA